From the Pseudomonas sp. SORT22 genome, one window contains:
- a CDS encoding FadR/GntR family transcriptional regulator, which translates to MITSSTVVNSVVEKLRQALARGQWRSGDMLPGQRELAEQLGISRPSLREAVTVLETLGLVRSMPGKGVLVLDADAAQSTSPQSGVAEASLEDVLQLRYTLEPFIVGLVAQSISSKEIGQLRLTLMDMREALEAEDSEAGVNAYIAFHEELFTLTANPIFQSVVQQTSNALKQSAAVLRNSPEHLAARLEENEAVVRAIRNKNSAQASAQMRHHILQEGRRMGIELNIPDDHPGN; encoded by the coding sequence ATGATTACTTCATCAACCGTCGTCAACTCAGTGGTGGAAAAACTCCGCCAGGCCCTGGCCCGCGGCCAGTGGCGCTCCGGCGACATGCTGCCGGGCCAGCGCGAACTGGCCGAGCAACTGGGCATCAGCCGGCCAAGCCTGCGCGAAGCGGTGACCGTGCTGGAAACCCTCGGCCTGGTGCGCTCGATGCCGGGCAAGGGCGTGCTGGTACTGGACGCCGATGCGGCGCAAAGCACCTCGCCCCAGAGCGGTGTCGCCGAGGCCAGCCTCGAGGATGTGCTGCAACTGCGCTACACCCTCGAGCCGTTTATCGTCGGCCTGGTGGCGCAGTCGATCAGCAGCAAGGAAATCGGTCAGTTGCGCCTGACCCTGATGGACATGCGCGAAGCCCTCGAGGCCGAAGACAGCGAAGCCGGGGTCAACGCCTACATCGCCTTTCACGAAGAGCTGTTCACCCTGACCGCCAACCCGATCTTCCAGAGCGTGGTGCAGCAGACCAGCAACGCCCTCAAGCAAAGCGCCGCAGTGCTGCGCAACTCGCCCGAGCACCTGGCGGCGCGGCTTGAGGAAAACGAAGCGGTGGTGCGCGCCATCCGCAACAAGAACAGCGCCCAGGCCAGCGCGCAGATGCGCCACCATATCCTTCAGGAAGGCCGGCGCATGGGCATCGAACTGAACATCCCGGACGATCATCCGGGCAACTGA
- a CDS encoding C4-dicarboxylate transporter DctA — translation MLKWCSRSIFLQVVLGLVLGIACGLSFPEVSLQLKPLGDGFIKLIKMLIGLIVFCVVVSGISGAGDLKKVGRIGLKSVIYFEILTTIALVIGLVFAFTSGIGSGANIHLDQLASSEASNLAERGQHIHGTAAFLMDLIPTSVVGAFADNNILQVLLFSVLFGSALNLVGEAASGISRLINELSHIIFRIMGMIVRLAPIGVFGAIAFTTSKYGLESLQHLGGLVALFYLTCTGFVLLILGTVMRLSGLKILPFIKYLREELTIVLGTASSDAVLPQIMRKLEHLGIGSSTVGLVIPTGYSFNLDGFSIYLTLAIVFIANATGTPLAMTDLLTILLVSLITSKGAHGIPGSALVILAATLTAIPAIPVVGLVLVLAVDWFMGIGRALTNLIGNCVATVAIGRWEGDIDMERANNVLSGKQGFGFAQRKTPNAHQQEF, via the coding sequence ATGCTCAAATGGTGCTCGCGTTCGATCTTCCTCCAAGTGGTGTTGGGCCTTGTGCTAGGCATAGCCTGCGGCCTGAGCTTTCCTGAAGTTTCCCTGCAACTCAAACCCCTCGGTGACGGCTTCATCAAGCTGATCAAGATGTTGATCGGGCTGATCGTGTTCTGCGTGGTGGTCAGCGGCATCTCCGGTGCTGGCGACCTGAAAAAGGTCGGGCGCATCGGCCTGAAATCGGTGATCTACTTCGAAATCCTGACCACCATCGCCCTGGTGATCGGCCTGGTGTTCGCCTTTACCTCGGGCATCGGCAGTGGCGCCAACATTCATCTGGACCAACTGGCCAGCAGTGAAGCCAGCAACCTGGCCGAACGCGGCCAGCACATCCATGGCACTGCAGCGTTCCTCATGGACCTGATCCCGACCTCGGTGGTCGGCGCCTTTGCCGACAACAACATCCTCCAGGTCCTGCTGTTTTCAGTGCTGTTCGGCAGCGCCCTGAACCTGGTCGGTGAAGCGGCCTCGGGCATTTCGCGGCTGATCAACGAACTGAGCCACATCATTTTCCGCATCATGGGCATGATCGTGCGCCTGGCGCCGATCGGCGTGTTCGGCGCCATCGCCTTCACCACCAGCAAGTACGGCCTGGAATCGCTGCAGCACCTGGGCGGCCTGGTGGCCTTGTTCTACCTGACCTGCACCGGTTTCGTGCTGTTGATCCTGGGCACCGTGATGCGCCTGTCGGGGCTGAAGATCCTGCCGTTCATCAAGTACCTGCGCGAAGAGCTGACCATCGTCCTCGGCACCGCTTCTTCCGACGCCGTGCTGCCACAGATCATGCGCAAGCTCGAGCACCTGGGCATCGGCAGCTCGACGGTGGGCCTGGTGATTCCTACCGGTTACTCGTTCAACCTCGACGGCTTCTCGATCTACCTGACCCTGGCCATCGTCTTCATTGCCAACGCCACCGGCACGCCGCTGGCGATGACCGACCTGCTGACCATCCTGCTGGTGTCGCTGATTACCTCCAAGGGCGCCCACGGCATTCCGGGTTCGGCGCTGGTGATCCTTGCCGCGACCCTCACCGCGATTCCGGCGATCCCGGTGGTCGGCCTGGTGCTGGTGCTGGCGGTGGACTGGTTCATGGGCATCGGCCGGGCGCTGACCAACCTGATCGGCAACTGCGTGGCCACCGTGGCCATCGGCCGCTGGGAAGGCGATATCGACATGGAACGGGCCAACAATGTGCTGTCGGGCAAACAGGGCTTCGGCTTTGCCCAGCGCAAAACCCCCAACGCCCATCAACAAGAGTTCTGA
- a CDS encoding helix-turn-helix transcriptional regulator gives MTISSLGSAIRRYRKVAGLTQAELGEKTGFDPKTISRFETGTYTPSVEALSSFSEVLGIKLKAFFAEENDEDEQRAYLFGVVHKTPSQDLGKLIAAVDLALSKP, from the coding sequence ATGACAATTTCAAGTTTGGGTTCGGCCATCAGACGTTACCGCAAGGTAGCCGGGCTCACTCAGGCTGAACTTGGCGAGAAAACCGGTTTTGACCCCAAGACCATCAGTCGCTTCGAAACCGGCACCTACACTCCCAGCGTGGAAGCCCTGTCGAGCTTTTCCGAAGTGCTGGGGATCAAACTCAAAGCCTTCTTCGCCGAAGAGAACGACGAAGACGAGCAGCGTGCCTACCTCTTCGGCGTCGTTCACAAAACGCCCTCCCAGGACCTGGGAAAGCTGATCGCAGCGGTAGACCTGGCCTTGTCCAAGCCTTAG
- a CDS encoding PAS domain-containing methyl-accepting chemotaxis protein, which yields MRLNMPVTSVEQTFGEDQRLISATDTASNITYCNAEFAAMSGFSQAELIGSPHNLVRHPDMPPAVFALMWQYLKAGQSWMGIVKNRCKNGNFYWVSAYVTPILEDGRLVGYESVRVKPTREQVRRAEALYARLREGKPAVASGRRLAQLGQVMSLPLAAGALAVAANQVLPGWPGQGITLGLFALLGLWAHGRLGRQLGQIVGCSTHTFADQISALTYSDLLGPAAQLQMILISEEARLKTALTRLSDLATQMAEAASDSSRLSRNTETALLEQRGETDMTATAMTEMAASIGEVAEHVQQTAVQAQTANQLAEQGSQVAGTSREAIQLLATTVSQINQAVTHLAGQTQDIMLAAEVIRAIAEQTNLLALNAAIEAARAGEQGRGFAVVADEVRALAAKTRHSTVQIQGIIENLRSGADEAVSIASLGINEAEQGVAQVLEAQRALQGIRAAVERISDMSQQMAAASQEQSSVAEDVSEQINKVASTVQATALNANAAASRGAELESISSGLRALVERFNR from the coding sequence GTGCGTCTCAACATGCCGGTTACCTCGGTCGAACAGACTTTCGGCGAGGATCAACGGCTTATTTCCGCCACCGACACTGCCAGCAATATTACCTACTGCAACGCCGAATTCGCCGCCATGAGCGGGTTCAGCCAGGCCGAGCTGATCGGTAGCCCGCACAACCTGGTGCGCCATCCGGACATGCCGCCAGCGGTGTTTGCCCTGATGTGGCAGTACCTCAAGGCCGGCCAGAGCTGGATGGGCATCGTCAAGAACCGCTGCAAGAACGGCAACTTCTATTGGGTCAGCGCCTATGTCACGCCGATTCTCGAGGACGGCCGCCTGGTCGGCTATGAGTCGGTGCGGGTCAAGCCCACTCGCGAGCAGGTGCGCCGTGCCGAAGCACTGTATGCACGCTTGCGCGAGGGCAAGCCGGCAGTGGCGAGCGGGCGCCGGCTGGCTCAGCTCGGCCAGGTGATGAGCCTGCCCCTGGCTGCAGGCGCGCTGGCGGTGGCGGCCAACCAGGTGCTGCCGGGCTGGCCGGGCCAGGGGATCACCCTGGGCCTGTTCGCGCTGCTCGGCCTGTGGGCGCATGGCCGTCTGGGTCGTCAGTTGGGGCAGATCGTCGGGTGTTCGACGCACACCTTTGCCGACCAGATCAGCGCCCTGACCTACAGCGACCTACTGGGCCCGGCGGCGCAGTTGCAGATGATTTTGATCAGCGAAGAAGCGCGGCTGAAAACCGCGCTCACCCGCCTGAGCGACCTGGCCACACAAATGGCCGAAGCCGCCAGCGACTCCAGCCGTTTGTCGCGCAACACTGAAACGGCACTGCTGGAGCAGCGCGGCGAAACCGACATGACCGCCACCGCCATGACTGAAATGGCCGCCTCCATCGGCGAGGTGGCCGAGCATGTGCAGCAGACCGCCGTGCAGGCGCAGACCGCCAACCAGTTGGCCGAGCAGGGCAGCCAGGTCGCCGGCACCAGTCGCGAGGCCATCCAGTTGCTGGCCACTACCGTCAGCCAGATCAACCAGGCGGTCACCCACTTGGCCGGGCAGACCCAGGACATCATGCTCGCCGCTGAAGTGATTCGCGCGATTGCCGAACAGACCAACCTGCTGGCGCTCAACGCCGCCATCGAAGCGGCCCGCGCCGGCGAGCAGGGCCGTGGCTTTGCCGTGGTCGCCGATGAGGTTCGCGCCTTGGCGGCCAAGACCCGGCACTCGACCGTGCAGATCCAGGGCATCATCGAGAACCTGCGCAGCGGCGCCGACGAGGCGGTGAGCATCGCCAGCCTCGGTATCAACGAGGCCGAGCAGGGCGTGGCCCAGGTGCTGGAGGCGCAGCGTGCCTTGCAGGGTATTCGCGCCGCGGTCGAACGCATCAGCGACATGAGCCAGCAGATGGCCGCCGCCTCGCAAGAGCAATCCTCGGTGGCCGAAGACGTGTCCGAGCAGATCAACAAGGTTGCCAGCACCGTGCAGGCCACCGCGCTCAACGCCAATGCTGCAGCCAGCCGCGGCGCCGAACTGGAAAGCATTTCTTCGGGCCTGCGGGCCCTGGTCGAGCGTTTCAATCGCTAG
- a CDS encoding GGDEF and EAL domain-containing protein produces MDDNYRAAVDAAAIFSETDLSGRITYVNEQFCSISGYSREELLGANHRILNSGLHGPEFFIGMWRALVAGRVWKGEICNRAKDGSLYWVDSTMVPLIDPATGKVRKYVSIRFDVTEKRQLLHTLQWRVGHDVLTGLPNRAYLSDLLNQALEFSRSEDIPLAVCMLDLDGFKAVNDGYGHASGDLLLVEVATRLKGILRGGDAVARLSGDEFVLILRHVQDPTHLQAALDRVLTAIAAPYRIREQEIRVSASIGVTLFPQDNEDTDTLVRHADQALYVAKQSGRNRFHLFDVSLDQEVKATHQTVARLRQALHQGELCLHYQPKVNMHSGVVIGFEALLRWQHPGKGLVLPGDFLPQVEQTDLIVEIGEWVIDQAMSQMQSWQALDHQWPVSVNIAARHVQRDDFVERLQLLLGRHPDVAPAMLDLEIVESVAIENIQRVSQCLEACQRLGVQFSLDDFGTGYSSLSYLKRLPTRTIKIDKSFVRDILHDHDDLALTRAVIGLARAFGRQVIAEGLETVEHGQLLMGLGCDIAQGYCIARPMPAEQVIGWVAGYQQPAQWKVL; encoded by the coding sequence ATGGACGATAATTACCGCGCGGCAGTCGATGCCGCCGCGATCTTTTCTGAAACCGACCTGAGCGGCCGGATCACCTACGTCAACGAGCAGTTCTGCAGCATCTCCGGCTACAGCCGCGAGGAACTGCTGGGCGCCAACCACCGGATCCTCAACTCCGGCCTGCACGGGCCGGAGTTCTTCATCGGCATGTGGCGCGCGCTGGTTGCCGGGCGGGTGTGGAAGGGCGAGATCTGCAACCGCGCCAAGGACGGTTCGCTGTACTGGGTCGACAGCACCATGGTGCCGCTGATCGACCCGGCCACGGGCAAGGTGCGCAAGTACGTTTCGATCCGCTTTGACGTCACCGAAAAACGCCAGCTGCTGCATACCCTGCAATGGCGGGTCGGCCACGACGTGCTCACCGGCCTGCCCAATCGGGCCTACCTGTCTGACCTGCTCAACCAGGCCCTGGAGTTCTCGCGCAGCGAGGACATTCCGCTGGCGGTGTGCATGCTCGACCTGGACGGCTTCAAGGCGGTCAACGATGGCTACGGGCATGCCAGCGGCGATCTGCTGCTGGTCGAAGTGGCCACCCGGCTCAAGGGCATCCTGCGTGGCGGCGATGCCGTGGCGCGCTTGTCGGGCGACGAGTTCGTGCTGATTCTGCGCCACGTGCAAGACCCCACCCACTTGCAGGCGGCGCTCGACCGGGTGCTGACCGCGATCGCCGCGCCATACCGGATTCGCGAGCAGGAGATTCGCGTCAGCGCCAGCATCGGCGTGACCCTGTTCCCCCAGGACAACGAAGACACCGACACCCTGGTGCGCCACGCCGACCAGGCCCTGTACGTGGCCAAGCAGAGCGGGCGCAACCGCTTTCACCTGTTCGACGTGTCGCTGGACCAGGAGGTCAAGGCCACCCACCAGACCGTGGCGCGCCTGCGCCAGGCCTTGCACCAGGGTGAGCTGTGCCTGCATTACCAACCCAAGGTCAACATGCACAGTGGCGTGGTGATCGGCTTCGAGGCGCTGCTGCGCTGGCAGCACCCGGGCAAGGGCCTGGTGCTGCCCGGCGATTTTCTGCCGCAAGTCGAACAGACCGACTTGATCGTCGAGATTGGCGAGTGGGTGATCGACCAGGCCATGAGCCAGATGCAAAGCTGGCAGGCGCTGGACCATCAGTGGCCGGTCAGCGTCAACATCGCTGCCCGCCATGTGCAGCGTGACGACTTTGTCGAGCGCCTGCAGTTGCTGCTCGGGCGTCATCCGGACGTGGCGCCGGCGATGCTCGACCTGGAGATCGTCGAGTCGGTGGCGATCGAAAACATCCAGCGCGTCAGCCAGTGCCTGGAGGCCTGCCAGCGTTTGGGCGTGCAGTTCTCCCTGGATGATTTCGGCACCGGCTATTCGTCGCTCAGCTACCTCAAGCGCCTGCCGACGCGGACCATCAAGATCGACAAATCGTTCGTGCGCGACATCCTCCACGACCACGACGACCTGGCCCTGACCCGCGCCGTCATCGGCCTGGCCCGGGCCTTTGGCCGCCAGGTAATCGCCGAAGGCCTGGAGACGGTAGAGCATGGCCAACTGCTGATGGGCCTGGGTTGCGACATCGCCCAGGGCTACTGCATCGCAAGGCCGATGCCGGCCGAGCAGGTGATCGGCTGGGTTGCCGGTTACCAGCAGCCAGCGCAGTGGAAAGTCCTGTAG
- the kdpF gene encoding K(+)-transporting ATPase subunit F: MSILDGVSLLLAVALMIYLLVALLRADRG; this comes from the coding sequence ATGAGCATTCTGGACGGGGTGTCACTGCTGCTGGCAGTGGCCTTGATGATCTACCTGCTGGTCGCGCTGCTGCGCGCCGATCGGGGTTAG
- the kdpA gene encoding potassium-transporting ATPase subunit KdpA has protein sequence MHSYDYALLLAFFALVLLPAPLLGRFYFKVMEGQRTWLSPLLGPVERGCYRLAGVDASKEQSWQQYTLALLAFNLAGFVVVFAVLLLQGYLPLNPQHLAGQEWSLAFNTAVSFVTNTNWQSYSGEASVSYLSQMLGLTVQNFVSAATGLAVLVALCRGIARRSAQTLGNFWVDMTRATLYGLLPLCLVLALLLVWQGVPQTFADYVHALTLQGADQTIPLGPAASQIAIKQLGTNGGGFFGVNSAHPFENPTAWSNLFEVASIILIPVALVFTFGHYVKDMRQSRAIIAGMLALFLIGGGTALWSEYQANPNLSSPLVEQTAPLEGKESRFGTTASVLWTVTTTAASNGSVNNMHDSLNPLSGMVALVNMMVGEVIFGGVGAGLYGMLLNVLIAVFLAGLMIGRTPEYLGKKLQAREVQLLVATLLVMPVGVLVLGALAASLPGPAAAISNPGAHGFSQLLYAYTSASANNGSAFAGLGANTTFHNLMIGLGMLIGRFGYILPVLALAGSLALKKSAPVGQNSFPTHGPLFVTLLVVTILLVGGLTFLPALALGPVTEYLSLGL, from the coding sequence ATGCACAGTTACGATTACGCGTTGCTGCTGGCGTTCTTTGCGCTGGTACTGCTCCCGGCACCCTTGCTCGGGCGTTTCTATTTCAAGGTGATGGAGGGGCAGCGCACCTGGCTGTCGCCGCTGCTGGGGCCGGTCGAGCGTGGCTGCTACCGGCTCGCCGGGGTCGATGCCAGCAAAGAGCAGAGCTGGCAGCAGTACACCCTGGCCTTGCTGGCCTTCAACCTCGCAGGCTTTGTGGTGGTGTTCGCCGTACTGCTGTTGCAGGGCTACCTGCCGCTCAACCCGCAGCACCTGGCGGGGCAGGAGTGGTCGCTGGCGTTCAATACCGCCGTGAGCTTCGTCACCAACACCAACTGGCAGTCCTATAGCGGCGAAGCCTCGGTCAGTTACCTGAGCCAGATGCTCGGCCTGACCGTGCAGAACTTCGTCAGCGCCGCCACCGGCCTCGCCGTGCTGGTTGCCTTGTGCCGTGGTATCGCCCGCCGTTCGGCACAGACCCTGGGCAACTTCTGGGTCGACATGACCCGCGCCACGCTCTACGGCCTGCTGCCGCTGTGCCTGGTGCTGGCTTTGCTGCTGGTGTGGCAGGGCGTGCCGCAGACCTTCGCCGATTATGTTCATGCCCTGACCCTGCAAGGCGCCGACCAGACCATCCCGCTGGGCCCGGCTGCCAGCCAGATCGCGATCAAGCAACTGGGCACCAACGGCGGTGGCTTTTTCGGCGTCAACTCGGCGCACCCGTTCGAGAACCCGACGGCCTGGAGCAACCTGTTCGAGGTGGCCTCGATCATTCTCATTCCGGTGGCCCTGGTGTTTACCTTCGGCCATTACGTCAAGGACATGCGCCAGAGCCGGGCGATCATCGCCGGCATGCTCGCGCTGTTCCTGATCGGCGGCGGCACCGCGCTGTGGAGCGAGTACCAGGCCAACCCGAACCTGAGCAGCCCGCTGGTTGAACAGACCGCGCCGCTCGAAGGCAAGGAAAGCCGTTTCGGCACCACCGCCAGCGTGCTCTGGACGGTGACCACCACCGCCGCTTCCAACGGCTCGGTGAACAACATGCACGACAGCCTCAACCCGCTCAGCGGCATGGTCGCGCTGGTCAACATGATGGTCGGCGAGGTGATCTTCGGCGGCGTCGGCGCCGGGCTCTACGGCATGCTGCTCAACGTGCTGATCGCGGTGTTCCTCGCCGGCCTGATGATCGGCCGCACCCCGGAATACCTGGGCAAGAAACTGCAGGCGCGGGAAGTGCAGTTGCTGGTGGCGACCTTGCTGGTGATGCCGGTCGGCGTGCTCGTGCTCGGCGCCCTGGCGGCCAGTTTGCCCGGCCCTGCGGCGGCGATCAGCAACCCCGGTGCCCACGGCTTCAGCCAGTTGCTGTACGCCTACACCTCGGCCAGCGCCAACAACGGTTCGGCCTTTGCCGGCCTGGGTGCCAACACCACCTTCCACAACCTGATGATCGGCCTGGGCATGCTGATTGGCCGCTTCGGCTACATCCTGCCGGTGCTGGCCCTGGCTGGCAGCCTGGCACTGAAAAAATCCGCACCGGTGGGGCAGAACAGCTTCCCGACCCACGGCCCGCTGTTCGTCACCTTGCTGGTGGTGACCATCCTGTTGGTCGGTGGCCTGACCTTCCTGCCGGCCCTGGCCCTGGGGCCGGTGACCGAATACCTGAGCCTGGGCTTGTGA
- the kdpB gene encoding potassium-transporting ATPase subunit KdpB has product MNMPIPEVKAQAPEAARTTFAALWRPALVQAFVKLDPRQLKRSPVMLVVELTAIFTTLLCFVPDSRVPTAVAVQIALWLWFTVLFANFAEALAEGRGKARADSLKAGSQGLSARRRTASGSFEIVPATSLRKGDVVKVSAGEMIPGDGEVLEGIAAVNEAAITGESAPVIRESGGDRSAVTGNTRLVSDWLLISITSNPGESTLDRMIALVEGAKRQKTPNEIALDILLIGLTLIFLVVVVTLQPFAHFAGGSIPLVFLVALLVTLIPTTIGGLLSAIGIAGMDRLVRLNVIARSGRAVEAAGDVHVLMLDKTGTITFGNRRCSALHAAPGVTARELGEGALLASLADDTAEGKSIVEYLRQLHDFNEPNAEQFTPVAFSAETRLSGIDYQQRRYRKGAVDSVLAFVAMQRLEMPAPLAREVDKIAQSGGTPLLVCADKRLLGVIHLKDVVKPGIRERFAELRKLGIRTVMVTGDNPLTAAAIAAEAGVDDVLAEATPEKKLARIRQEQNDGRLVAMCGDGANDAPALAQADVGMAMNDGTQAAREAANMVDLDSDPTKLLDVVQVGKELLVTRGALTTFSIANDVAKYFAILPALFAAIYPQLGVLNLMHLSSPQSAILSAIVFNALIIVVLIPLALRGVRVQAASAAHLLRRNLLIYGLGGLIVPFAGIKLIDLLLTALKLV; this is encoded by the coding sequence ATGAACATGCCGATTCCTGAAGTAAAGGCGCAGGCCCCCGAGGCTGCGCGCACTACCTTTGCCGCCCTGTGGCGCCCGGCGCTGGTGCAGGCCTTCGTCAAGCTCGACCCGCGCCAGCTCAAGCGCTCGCCGGTGATGCTGGTGGTGGAACTGACCGCAATCTTCACCACCTTGCTGTGCTTCGTGCCCGACAGCCGCGTGCCGACCGCCGTGGCGGTGCAGATCGCCCTGTGGCTGTGGTTCACGGTGCTGTTTGCCAACTTCGCCGAAGCTCTCGCCGAGGGCCGTGGCAAGGCCCGCGCCGATAGTCTCAAGGCCGGCAGCCAAGGGCTCAGTGCCCGCCGCCGGACGGCCTCGGGCAGCTTCGAGATTGTCCCGGCCACCAGCCTGCGCAAGGGTGATGTGGTCAAGGTCTCGGCCGGGGAGATGATCCCTGGCGACGGCGAGGTGCTCGAAGGTATCGCCGCGGTCAACGAAGCGGCGATTACCGGTGAGTCTGCGCCGGTGATCCGCGAGTCCGGCGGTGATCGTTCGGCGGTGACCGGCAACACCCGGTTGGTCTCCGACTGGCTGCTGATCAGCATCACCAGCAACCCCGGCGAGTCGACCCTGGACCGCATGATCGCCCTGGTCGAAGGCGCCAAGCGGCAGAAGACCCCCAACGAAATCGCCCTGGATATTCTGCTGATCGGCCTGACCCTGATCTTCCTGGTGGTGGTAGTGACCCTGCAACCGTTTGCCCATTTCGCCGGGGGCAGCATCCCTCTGGTGTTCCTCGTGGCGCTGCTGGTCACGCTGATCCCGACCACCATCGGCGGCCTGCTGTCGGCCATCGGCATCGCCGGCATGGACCGCCTTGTGCGCCTGAACGTCATCGCCCGTTCCGGCCGTGCGGTAGAAGCGGCAGGCGACGTGCATGTGCTGATGCTCGACAAGACCGGCACCATCACCTTCGGCAACCGCCGCTGCAGCGCCCTGCATGCTGCGCCCGGCGTCACCGCCCGCGAGCTTGGCGAGGGCGCCTTGCTGGCGTCGCTGGCCGACGACACCGCCGAAGGTAAATCGATTGTCGAATACCTGCGCCAGTTGCACGACTTCAACGAACCCAACGCCGAACAGTTCACGCCTGTAGCCTTCAGCGCCGAAACCCGGCTGTCCGGCATCGACTACCAGCAGCGTCGCTACCGCAAGGGCGCGGTGGACTCGGTGCTGGCCTTCGTCGCCATGCAGCGCCTGGAAATGCCCGCGCCCTTGGCCCGCGAAGTGGACAAGATCGCCCAGAGCGGCGGCACGCCCTTGCTGGTCTGCGCCGACAAGCGCCTGCTGGGGGTGATTCACCTCAAGGACGTGGTCAAGCCGGGCATCCGCGAGCGCTTTGCCGAACTGCGCAAGCTGGGTATTCGCACGGTGATGGTCACCGGTGACAACCCGCTGACCGCCGCCGCGATTGCCGCCGAAGCCGGGGTCGATGACGTGCTCGCCGAAGCCACCCCGGAGAAGAAACTGGCGCGCATTCGCCAGGAGCAAAACGACGGCCGCCTGGTGGCGATGTGCGGCGACGGCGCCAACGACGCCCCGGCGCTGGCCCAGGCCGATGTCGGCATGGCCATGAACGACGGTACCCAGGCCGCGCGCGAGGCGGCCAACATGGTCGACCTCGACAGCGACCCGACCAAGCTGCTGGATGTGGTCCAGGTCGGCAAGGAGCTGCTGGTGACCCGCGGCGCGCTGACCACCTTCTCGATTGCCAACGACGTGGCCAAGTACTTCGCCATCCTCCCGGCGCTGTTCGCGGCGATCTACCCGCAACTGGGCGTGCTCAACCTGATGCACCTGAGCAGCCCGCAAAGCGCGATCCTCTCGGCGATCGTCTTCAACGCCCTGATCATCGTCGTGCTGATCCCCCTGGCCCTGCGCGGGGTGCGGGTACAGGCGGCCAGCGCCGCCCACCTGCTGCGTCGCAACCTGCTGATCTATGGCCTGGGCGGGCTGATCGTGCCGTTCGCCGGGATCAAGCTGATCGACCTGTTGCTCACCGCCCTGAAGCTGGTCTGA
- the kdpC gene encoding potassium-transporting ATPase subunit KdpC encodes MTNPIRPALSLILLMTLITGAVYPLVVTGVAQLAFPEQANGSLLRDGQGQVRGSQLIAQRFEGDAWFQSRPSAGDYATVSSSASNLAPSNPALAERVKSSAAQLYIEAQGPVPLALLTTSGSGLDPHLSPAAVAYQLPRVAAARKVAPEALQVLVEQSTLHPLIGPPVVNVLALNSALEQLSPASK; translated from the coding sequence ATGACTAACCCTATTCGTCCGGCCCTGAGCCTGATCCTGTTGATGACCCTGATTACCGGCGCGGTGTACCCGCTGGTGGTCACCGGGGTGGCGCAGCTGGCCTTTCCCGAGCAGGCCAATGGCAGCCTGCTGCGCGACGGCCAGGGCCAGGTGCGTGGCTCGCAGTTGATCGCGCAACGCTTCGAGGGTGACGCCTGGTTCCAGTCGCGGCCGTCGGCCGGTGACTACGCCACGGTATCGAGCAGCGCCAGCAACCTGGCGCCGAGCAACCCGGCGCTGGCCGAGCGGGTCAAGAGCAGCGCCGCGCAGTTGTATATCGAAGCGCAGGGGCCGGTGCCGCTGGCCTTGCTGACCACCTCCGGCAGTGGCCTCGACCCGCACCTGTCGCCGGCGGCGGTGGCTTACCAGCTGCCGCGGGTGGCGGCGGCGCGCAAGGTTGCCCCCGAGGCCTTGCAAGTACTGGTCGAGCAGTCCACCCTGCACCCCTTGATCGGCCCGCCGGTGGTCAACGTACTGGCCCTGAACAGCGCCCTTGAGCAGCTGTCGCCGGCGTCGAAATAA